From a region of the Acidobacteriota bacterium genome:
- a CDS encoding helix-turn-helix domain-containing protein — MSSEYLTKKDLGDYLKISPATINRLMKQGLPHIKLERRVLFRKADVDKWLESKIVVK, encoded by the coding sequence ATGAGCTCGGAATATCTCACAAAAAAGGATCTTGGCGATTATCTGAAGATTAGTCCGGCAACCATCAATAGGCTGATGAAACAGGGCCTCCCGCACATCAAGCTTGAGCGTCGCGTCCTTTTCCGAAAGGCCGATGTGGACAAGTGGCTGGAATCGAAGATTGTCGTTAAGTAA
- a CDS encoding helix-turn-helix domain-containing protein, with translation MIRFLTVKEICLILAVSRGTVIRWIRSGRLPAIKLGDGRCWRVREQDLKEFTERI, from the coding sequence ATGATCAGATTCCTCACTGTCAAGGAAATATGCTTGATATTGGCGGTATCCAGGGGGACTGTTATTCGATGGATTCGTTCCGGCCGGCTGCCAGCTATCAAGTTGGGAGATGGCCGATGCTGGCGGGTCCGGGAGCAGGATCTAAAAGAATTCACTGAGAGGATATAA
- a CDS encoding tyrosine-type recombinase/integrase, which produces MARTSKVRVIKLPDGRYGYDLWFKQKRYRKITGLNRSETIKAGYKKLRDLEQMSLGIIDVDADQAPVLFEVFAEDFIKKHSRLNKRPASVGSDLNSLKHLKRYFKNKYLHAIDPELVEDYKAQRRSCVSAASVNREIALLKTIMAKAVEWKRIAVNPIAGKAVRKFMEPEQEMRILTPDEARRLIEAATGHLKPFLIIALNTGMRRNEILTLRWDNLDFTKGEIIVRPEISKSKRRRLVPMNNEVAEALRTIEKNSPFLFYNPETKSNIKDIKQPFSTAKRLAKIRGHLRVHDLRHTAASWMVEAGADIMTVKEVLGHASVVTTMRYCHPTRESKRRAVDILSNRLKTDILVDSRQTSEAVRQPVSESYHYN; this is translated from the coding sequence ATGGCAAGAACAAGTAAAGTTCGAGTCATCAAGCTCCCTGATGGCCGATATGGTTATGACCTTTGGTTCAAGCAGAAGCGTTACAGGAAAATCACAGGTCTGAATAGAAGCGAAACGATTAAGGCCGGATACAAGAAGCTCCGAGATCTCGAACAAATGAGCCTGGGAATCATCGATGTCGACGCCGACCAGGCGCCCGTTCTGTTCGAGGTTTTTGCTGAAGATTTCATCAAGAAACACTCAAGGCTTAACAAGCGGCCGGCATCTGTTGGGAGTGACTTAAACTCCCTTAAGCATCTTAAGCGGTATTTTAAGAACAAGTATCTTCATGCCATCGACCCCGAGCTTGTAGAGGATTACAAAGCGCAACGGCGGTCCTGTGTGTCGGCTGCAAGCGTCAACCGTGAAATCGCGCTCCTGAAGACGATCATGGCCAAGGCGGTCGAATGGAAACGGATCGCCGTCAATCCGATTGCAGGGAAGGCCGTCAGGAAGTTTATGGAGCCCGAACAGGAAATGCGTATCCTGACGCCCGATGAAGCCCGCCGACTTATCGAAGCAGCCACAGGACACCTGAAGCCGTTTCTCATCATTGCACTTAATACCGGTATGCGACGGAACGAGATCCTGACCCTCCGCTGGGACAATCTGGATTTCACCAAAGGAGAGATCATCGTCCGGCCGGAGATTTCGAAGAGCAAACGGCGGCGTCTTGTCCCGATGAATAACGAGGTTGCTGAGGCGCTCCGGACCATAGAAAAAAACAGCCCGTTTTTGTTCTATAACCCGGAAACAAAAAGCAATATCAAGGACATCAAACAGCCGTTTTCTACAGCGAAACGTTTGGCTAAGATTAGAGGGCATCTCAGGGTTCATGATCTCCGACACACTGCGGCAAGCTGGATGGTCGAGGCCGGCGCGGACATTATGACGGTAAAGGAAGTCCTGGGCCATGCTTCCGTCGTAACCACGATGCGCTATTGTCATCCCACCAGGGAATCGAAGCGCAGAGCGGTGGATATACTATCCAATCGCCTCAAGACGGACATTTTAGTGGACAGTCGACAGACAAGCGAGGCCGTTAGACAGCCCGTATCTGAAAGCTATCATTACAATTAG